GGCCCCGCCTCCGCTCAGGCGGACGGGCCGGGCTGCTCCTCCAGTGCGTGCAGCTGGTCCAGGAACCACTGGGCGGGCGGTAGCGCGGTCGCTGCGGCCGCCAGGCGCTTCGAGCGCTCCGCCCGCTCCTCCGGCCCCACGGACAGCGCCTCGTGCAGCGCCCGTGCCGTGCCGACCACGTCGTACGGGTTGACGGTGATCGCGTCCTCGCCGAGTTCCTCGTGGGCCCCGGCCTCCCGCGACAGCACCAGCGCGCACCCCTCGTCGGAGACGAGCGGCATCTCTTTCGCGACGAGGTTCATGCCGTCCCGGATGGGATTGACCAGCGCCACGTCCGCGAGCCGGTAGGCGGCGAGCGAGCGGGCGAAGTCGTCCTTGACGTGCAGCACGACCGGCGTCCAACCCGGCGTGCCGTACTGCGAGTTGAGCTCGTCCGCCAGCCGCTGCACCTCGGCCGTGTAGTCCCGGTACACCGCCAGGTCCTGCCGCGAGGGGTAGGCGAAGGCCACGTGCACCACCCGCTCGCGCCACTCGGGGTGGTCGTCGAGGAGCTGCCGGTAGGAGAGCAGGCCGCGGACGATGTTCTTGGACAGCTCGGTCCGGTCGACCCGCACGATCGTCCTGCGGGCGGTGCCGTCCGGGGCCGAGCCGATCTCGTCGCGGAGCGCGGTCATCCGCTCCGTCACGTCCGCCCGGTGCGAGCGTTCGCGCAGGAAGTCCGCGTCCGCGCCCAGCCCGTGCACGCCGATCCGCGTGCCTCCGAGCCCGTCGGCGAACCGGGCGCAGCACGCCTCGAAGGCGTCCGCCCACCGCCGGGTGAGGAACCCCAGCCGGTCCGCGCCCAGCATCCCGCGCAACACCTGCTCGGCGATGTCGTCGGGCAGCATCCGGAAGTACTCCGGCGGCGCCCACGGCGTGTGCGAGAAGTGGCCGATCCTGAGGTCGGGGCGCAGCTCACGCAGCATCCCCGGCACCAGCGTCAGGTGATAGTCCTGCACCACCACCGCCGCCCCCGGCGCCGCCCGCCCGGCCAGCGCCTCGGCGAAGGCGCGGTTGTACGCCTCGTAGGACGCCCACTGCC
The DNA window shown above is from Streptomyces chartreusis and carries:
- a CDS encoding alpha,alpha-trehalose-phosphate synthase (UDP-forming); this translates as MASTQDAPGAHGAAKVLVASNRGPVSYQVGDDGSLTSRRGGGGVVSGLSAIGPDAGALWVCSALSDGDREAVRRGVGEDGVLMLDIPADVHADAYNGIANSVLWFVHHMLYQTPLEPVFDAEFRRQWASYEAYNRAFAEALAGRAAPGAAVVVQDYHLTLVPGMLRELRPDLRIGHFSHTPWAPPEYFRMLPDDIAEQVLRGMLGADRLGFLTRRWADAFEACCARFADGLGGTRIGVHGLGADADFLRERSHRADVTERMTALRDEIGSAPDGTARRTIVRVDRTELSKNIVRGLLSYRQLLDDHPEWRERVVHVAFAYPSRQDLAVYRDYTAEVQRLADELNSQYGTPGWTPVVLHVKDDFARSLAAYRLADVALVNPIRDGMNLVAKEMPLVSDEGCALVLSREAGAHEELGEDAITVNPYDVVGTARALHEALSVGPEERAERSKRLAAAATALPPAQWFLDQLHALEEQPGPSA